A single genomic interval of Mycolicibacterium holsaticum DSM 44478 = JCM 12374 harbors:
- a CDS encoding Clp protease N-terminal domain-containing protein, with protein MTKPTKIHNPVRLDDLIDVIKEVHSEPLEQLTDAVLAAEALGEIADHLIGHFVDQARRSGASWTEIGKCMGVTKQAAQKRFVPKADALDPNSGFSRFTPRARNVIVVAQNTAHNAGNVEINPDHLLLGLFDDPEGLAAKLLAGQGVDVDAVANAVQLPPRTEGDLPALTPFNSAAKKVLELTFRQALRLGHNYIGTEHILLALWEAEDDDGVLHGLGMDRDRFEADLVAALEPFTNRARDK; from the coding sequence ATGACGAAGCCGACCAAGATCCACAACCCCGTCCGCCTCGACGACCTCATCGACGTCATCAAAGAGGTGCACAGCGAGCCCCTCGAACAACTCACCGACGCCGTGTTGGCCGCCGAAGCCCTCGGCGAGATCGCCGACCACCTGATCGGCCACTTCGTCGACCAGGCCCGCCGGTCCGGGGCGTCGTGGACCGAGATCGGCAAGTGCATGGGCGTCACCAAGCAGGCCGCCCAGAAGCGTTTCGTCCCCAAGGCCGACGCGCTGGACCCCAACTCCGGATTCAGTCGGTTCACCCCCCGCGCACGCAACGTCATCGTCGTCGCCCAGAACACGGCGCACAACGCCGGCAACGTCGAGATCAACCCGGACCACCTGCTGCTCGGCCTGTTCGACGACCCCGAAGGCCTGGCCGCCAAACTGCTCGCCGGCCAAGGAGTCGACGTCGACGCTGTCGCCAACGCCGTGCAACTTCCCCCGCGCACCGAGGGCGACCTGCCCGCACTCACCCCGTTCAACAGTGCCGCCAAAAAGGTGCTCGAACTGACCTTCCGGCAAGCACTTCGGCTGGGCCACAACTACATCGGCACCGAACACATCCTGCTGGCGCTGTGGGAGGCCGAAGACGACGACGGGGTTCTGCACGGCCTCGGGATGGACCGGGACCGCTTCGAGGCAGACCTGGTGGCCGCGCTGGAACCGTTCACGAACCGTGCGCGAGACAAGTGA
- a CDS encoding GNAT family N-acetyltransferase produces MGVDVTPASVADLVDLADVAARTFPLACPPSTTPQDIAAFIAENLSADRFREYLADPDRDVLAAREDNRIVGYAMLIRGVPDDDDVQRAVTRRPAVELSKMYVLPEGHGAGVSAALMSAALAHAAEHGAACVWLGVNQQNRRAQRFYAKHGFSISGTKTFQLGSDVENDYVMVREL; encoded by the coding sequence TTGGGTGTTGACGTCACACCGGCTTCGGTAGCCGATCTTGTCGATCTCGCCGACGTCGCGGCCCGCACCTTCCCCCTGGCCTGTCCCCCGTCGACGACACCGCAGGACATCGCCGCGTTCATCGCCGAGAACCTCTCGGCGGACCGGTTCCGCGAGTACCTCGCCGATCCCGACCGTGACGTGCTCGCGGCTCGCGAGGACAACCGAATCGTGGGTTACGCCATGCTGATTCGCGGCGTTCCCGATGACGACGACGTGCAGCGCGCGGTCACGCGGCGCCCCGCCGTCGAGTTGTCGAAGATGTACGTGCTGCCCGAGGGCCACGGCGCCGGCGTGTCGGCGGCCTTGATGTCGGCGGCGCTGGCCCATGCCGCCGAACACGGCGCCGCCTGCGTCTGGCTGGGGGTCAACCAGCAGAACCGACGCGCCCAACGGTTTTACGCCAAGCACGGGTTCAGCATCAGCGGCACCAAGACGTTTCAGCTGGGCTCCGATGTCGAGAACGACTACGTGATGGTGCGCGAACTCTGA
- a CDS encoding helix-turn-helix transcriptional regulator: protein MFDGIVFARARAGIRRAVMGNMINGSGTQSALLRRAITFIHENADHDITLSDIAAAVNVTPRSVQYTFRRHLDTTPLEYLRRVRLCRAHRDLCHADPSVDTVMAIADRWGFAHAGRFSRLYTQTFGQPPSRTLREAPEPSISGRSRRG from the coding sequence GTGTTTGACGGAATCGTTTTTGCTCGGGCCCGGGCGGGTATTCGACGCGCCGTTATGGGAAACATGATTAACGGCTCGGGCACGCAGTCGGCGCTGCTGCGACGGGCGATCACCTTCATTCACGAGAACGCCGACCATGACATCACACTCAGCGATATTGCCGCCGCCGTCAACGTCACCCCGCGCTCGGTGCAGTACACGTTCCGGCGCCATTTGGATACCACGCCGCTGGAATACCTGCGCCGCGTTCGGCTTTGCCGCGCGCACCGGGACTTGTGCCACGCTGACCCGTCCGTGGACACGGTGATGGCCATCGCCGATCGGTGGGGGTTCGCGCACGCCGGGCGCTTCAGCCGGCTCTACACGCAGACGTTCGGGCAGCCGCCGAGTCGCACGCTGCGGGAGGCCCCTGAGCCGTCTATCTCGGGAAGAAGCCGGCGCGGGTGA